The genomic region TGAAACTCTTGTACTAAGGAAATTAACAATTTCAGACCTTGCACTTAGTAATATTCCCTCAATGAAAAAACTAAAACAACTCAGCATTGCGTCTTGCACTCAAATCCAAGGTCTTGGCATTGTTGAGCTAGCTAAATCGAATACTATTACGCAACTACATCTGCCACACATGCACCTCGATGATAAGGATGTAGCTCCTTTAGAAAAAATGACACAACTTGAGTATCTTTCGCTCCATTCGAACGATATCACCACTGCATCCATTCAGTATTTACGCACCCTGAAAAAGCTAAAGTGGCTATATTTGAAAGGAGTGAAAATTGCTCCCGAGGACTGTCAATATATAGCCGGTCTTAGTAGCCTAAAAGAATTAAGTTTAACCTTTACGAGATTAGATGAGAGGCACCTTAACATCCTCAGTGTATTGCCAGATCTGAAAAGCCTTCGTATTCGGAATTCAAATATCACTGACAAGGACCTGTACCCCATCGCTAACTTTAAAGCACTTAGGTATTTGCAACTTAGGGGTAAAGGGCAAAAGTATACGGTCACTGAAACAGGTTTATCTTGGCTAGCTCAAAACTGCCCACACATTGAATTTTTTGAGAAAGATACAAGTGACCCTGAACTTAGCTCGCCACTAAAGAAGATTAAATAAAACACCTAAATGCATACTGGTGGCAAACAGATGCCTTTAAGCTATTCCCTGCGGATACAGTAGGGCAAATTTCATGAAAACTGCTGTCTCTTAGTAAAATAAAAAAGCCCGTTGAACCGGGCTTTAATTGTAGAACTATGTAGAGACTTTTAAGCGTCCTATTTATTATTTTCCGTATACCCAAGGAGCAGTGAAGGTAGATTCGGGAACTTTAAATTCCTGACGTTGTTGCTTAAGTTGAGATAATAGCTTCTTTTTGATTTCAGCATACTCAGGATTATTGGCGACACTGTTAACTTCGTTTGGATCATTCTTTAAATCGTAGAGTTCAAATTCATTATTGGTATAGAAATTAATGAGCTTGTAGCGCTCTGTACGAATACCTTCGTGGCGAGGTACATTATGAGCACCATGATGGTAATAATGATAGTAGATGGCCTCACGTATTTCTTCTTTATCACCAGAGAAGATAGGGATAAGTGATTTTCCTTGGAAGACACTAGGCACTGTTGCACCAGCAGCTTCAATAAAAGTTGGTGCGTAATCAATATTTTGAATCATGGCTTGTGGTTTACTCCCAGCTTTGATTTTGCCAGGCCAGCGAATGATGAAAGGCATTTTTAAAGCTTCTTCATACATCCAGCGTTTTTCAGCCCAGCCGTGCTCACCAATAAAGTAACTTTGGTCAGAGCTATAAATCACAATGGTATCTTCTTCTAAACCACTTTCCTCAAGCCACTCGAGTAAACGACCCACGTTATCATCAATGGCTTGTACACAACGCAGGTAATTCTTGATGAAAAACTGATACTTAAGTTTACGAGATTGTACAGGATCATCAAAGGCACCGGATTTTTTGAGTTCGTAATATTCACGATTTTGATCGTCCATCGCATCGAGCAAAGCTTTGCGTTGTGCAGGGTTCATACGATCTAAGTGCTTTGCTTGTTTTTTATTGACTTTTTCATCAACATTCTTTGGGGGAAAATAAGCGAGTACTTCTTCGTTTTGACCATTGATCTCCATCCAAGCATTAGATGCGCCCTCAAGACGGTTCTTGTAGTTATCGTTAAGTGTTGCGGGTTCCGCAATGTCTTCGGTATACATTTTCATATAACGGGGATGAGGGATGCGGGGTACATGAGGAGATTTAAATTGAACCATCATCAAAAAAGGTTTCTTTTTATCGCGTTGATTGAGCCATTTGATGGATTCATCTGCCACTACGTCAGTGCAATAACCGGTGATTTGTTCCTTTCCTTTATCGATAGACATAAATTCGGGGTTGTAGTAATCGCCTTGACCGCCAGAACCGACAAGAACTTTCCAGTAATCAAATTCATTAGTGGGGTTGGGGTGCATGTGCCATTTACCGATGAGAGCTGTTTGGTAACCCGCTTTTTTGAGTTCACGTGGAAATACAGTCTGATTACCATTCCAATGAGCACCATTATAAGTAACACCATTTATGTGACTATGAGTTCCTGTAAGGATAGAGGCACGACTTGGTTGACATATGGAGTTGGCGCAGAAGCTTTTTTCAAAGACGGCACCTTCATCGGCAATGCGGTCAATATTGGGCGTCTTGTTAATTTTAGACCCATAAGCACCAATGGCATTAGTTGAATGATCATCGGAAAAGATAAACAAGATATTGGGCTGTTTTTGTTTAGCTGAAACACCCAAACAAATTAGCATAAAAAGACAAATGACTTGACGATACAAAGATGACATAAATAACTCCATTTTGTTATATTTAATAGTACTACGCTCAGTAAGTAAAGCTTATGACAAGAGACGTATATTTATGAATGTTTTGTTGATACATATTTTTCTAATAAATGAATAAGTCGATTGCATGGAGAATTTCTTATTAGAGATAATCACCGTTTTCGTAAGTGTTTTTTGAATGAAAGGTACATTTACGGATACCCTAATAAGTATATTTGACTTGGCTACTCTATATAATCACTTAGCTAGCAATAGATTGAGTGATGAAGGGTGCTTTAGAGTTCCATACATGCTGTATGTTCAGATATATAAATAACTTTAGGATAGAATCATGACTTCTTTCGCTCTCGCAAAAAAACCTTTAGGTTTTCGCGCCTTCTTTTTACTCGCGGCTTATTCCACAGTTTTTTCGATGTTATTGTGGGGAGGGGTTTATGCTCATGGAACTCCCGTTAATAGTTCTTACGGCATGCTGTATTGGCATAGCCATGAAATGATTTTTGGTTTTACCCTGGCAATTATAGCAGGC from Lentisphaera profundi harbors:
- a CDS encoding sulfatase, with the protein product MSSLYRQVICLFMLICLGVSAKQKQPNILFIFSDDHSTNAIGAYGSKINKTPNIDRIADEGAVFEKSFCANSICQPSRASILTGTHSHINGVTYNGAHWNGNQTVFPRELKKAGYQTALIGKWHMHPNPTNEFDYWKVLVGSGGQGDYYNPEFMSIDKGKEQITGYCTDVVADESIKWLNQRDKKKPFLMMVQFKSPHVPRIPHPRYMKMYTEDIAEPATLNDNYKNRLEGASNAWMEINGQNEEVLAYFPPKNVDEKVNKKQAKHLDRMNPAQRKALLDAMDDQNREYYELKKSGAFDDPVQSRKLKYQFFIKNYLRCVQAIDDNVGRLLEWLEESGLEEDTIVIYSSDQSYFIGEHGWAEKRWMYEEALKMPFIIRWPGKIKAGSKPQAMIQNIDYAPTFIEAAGATVPSVFQGKSLIPIFSGDKEEIREAIYYHYYHHGAHNVPRHEGIRTERYKLINFYTNNEFELYDLKNDPNEVNSVANNPEYAEIKKKLLSQLKQQRQEFKVPESTFTAPWVYGK